One Peterkaempfera bronchialis DNA window includes the following coding sequences:
- a CDS encoding Ppx/GppA phosphatase family protein has translation MRLGVLDVGSNTVHFLVVDAHPGARPLPAFSTKEELRLAELLDADGAITEDGVHRLVATVAAAMRVAEDMGVEDVLPFATSAVREAANGEAVLRRVQQETGVALRVLSGQDEARLTFLAARRWFGWSSGRLLVLDIGGGSLEIACGVDEQPDVAVSLPLGAGRLTSTLLPGDPPEPEDVRQVRRRIRAEIARVVGDVSRLGPADHTVATSKTFKQLARVTGAARSEAGPFVPRRLTKAGLEEWVPKIAAMAVAERARIPGVSEGRARQLLAGALVADATMDLFGLTEVDICPWALREGVILRRLDMMTEAGTGSGDA, from the coding sequence ATGCGACTCGGCGTACTCGACGTAGGTTCCAACACCGTGCACTTCCTCGTGGTGGATGCCCACCCGGGTGCGCGACCGCTGCCCGCCTTCTCCACCAAGGAGGAGCTGCGGCTCGCCGAACTGCTGGACGCCGACGGCGCCATCACCGAGGACGGGGTGCATCGGCTGGTCGCGACGGTGGCCGCCGCGATGCGGGTGGCCGAGGACATGGGTGTCGAGGACGTGCTGCCGTTCGCCACCTCCGCCGTACGGGAGGCGGCCAACGGCGAGGCGGTGCTGCGGCGCGTCCAGCAGGAGACCGGGGTGGCGCTGCGGGTGCTCTCCGGGCAGGACGAGGCGCGGCTGACCTTTCTCGCCGCCCGCCGCTGGTTCGGCTGGTCCTCCGGCCGCCTGCTGGTGCTGGACATCGGCGGCGGCTCCCTGGAGATCGCCTGCGGTGTGGACGAGCAGCCCGACGTCGCGGTGTCGCTGCCGCTGGGCGCCGGCCGGCTCACCTCCACCCTGCTGCCGGGCGACCCGCCGGAGCCCGAGGACGTACGGCAGGTACGGCGCCGCATCCGCGCGGAGATCGCCCGGGTCGTCGGTGACGTCTCCCGGCTCGGCCCGGCCGACCACACCGTGGCCACCTCCAAGACCTTCAAGCAGCTCGCCCGGGTGACCGGCGCCGCCCGCTCCGAGGCAGGGCCCTTTGTGCCGCGCCGGCTCACCAAGGCCGGGCTGGAGGAGTGGGTACCGAAGATCGCCGCCATGGCGGTGGCGGAACGGGCCCGGATACCCGGGGTGTCGGAGGGCCGGGCCAGGCAGCTGCTGGCGGGCGCGCTGGTCGCCGACGCCACGATGGACCTCTTCGGGCTGACCGAGGTCGACATCTGCCCATGGGCGCTGCGCGAGGGCGTCATCCTGCGCCGCCTGGACATGATGACCGAGGCGGGCACCGGCTCCGGCGACGCTTGA
- a CDS encoding sugar phosphate isomerase/epimerase family protein: MKRAAGKTKVALSTASVYPENTATAFEIAARLGYDGVEVMVWTDPVSQDIEALRRLSDHHGVPILAVHAPCLLITQRVWSTDPWTKLERARAAAEKLGADTVVVHPPFRWQRQYAREFVQGVWRMAGETDVRFAVENMYPWRYRDREVLAYAPGWDPTDEDYRHFTVDLSHAATSRVDALAMVDRMGGRLAHVHLADGSGSAKDEHLIPGRGSQPCGAVLERLARSGFDGHVVLEVNTRRAAGPAEREADLAEALAFTRLHLASAANVG; this comes from the coding sequence GTGAAGCGGGCTGCCGGGAAGACCAAGGTCGCCCTGTCCACCGCGTCCGTGTACCCGGAGAACACCGCCACCGCCTTCGAGATCGCCGCGCGGCTCGGCTACGACGGCGTCGAGGTCATGGTGTGGACCGACCCGGTCAGCCAGGACATCGAGGCGCTGCGCCGCCTCTCCGACCACCACGGCGTCCCGATCCTGGCCGTGCACGCCCCCTGCCTGCTCATCACCCAGCGGGTCTGGTCCACCGACCCGTGGACCAAGCTGGAGCGCGCCCGCGCCGCCGCCGAGAAGCTCGGCGCCGACACCGTCGTGGTGCACCCGCCGTTCCGCTGGCAGCGGCAGTACGCCCGGGAGTTCGTGCAGGGCGTATGGCGGATGGCCGGGGAGACCGACGTCCGCTTCGCGGTCGAGAACATGTACCCGTGGCGCTACCGCGACCGCGAGGTCCTGGCGTACGCGCCCGGCTGGGACCCCACCGACGAGGACTACCGGCACTTCACCGTCGACCTCTCCCACGCCGCCACCTCCCGGGTGGACGCCCTGGCCATGGTGGACCGGATGGGCGGCCGGCTCGCCCATGTACACCTCGCGGACGGCAGCGGGTCCGCCAAGGACGAGCACCTCATCCCCGGCCGGGGCAGCCAGCCCTGCGGTGCGGTCCTGGAACGGCTGGCCCGCAGCGGCTTCGACGGCCATGTGGTGCTGGAGGTCAACACCCGCCGCGCCGCCGGACCCGCCGAGCGGGAGGCCGATCTGGCCGAGGCGCTGGCCTTCACCAGGCTCCACCTGGCCTCGGCGGCGAACGTAGGCTGA
- a CDS encoding class I SAM-dependent methyltransferase, with the protein MATIDKSDLASSFHSVAAEYDTARPSYPDALFDAIEELTGRPLAGADVLDVGAGTGISTRALLARGARVTAVEPTPGMAERLHALAPDLPLVRGDGNALPFRDSCADLVGYAQAFHWTDPARSVPEAVRVLRPGGALALWWNVKDPEVPWVREQSARMAAACKQYHDYRAPMDGPGNLARFDLRVATATLRWQRRISVETALLDQLSRSYVAVLSPAEREQVLAAEREALLARFPDGVVVEPFGLHLTVGVSEGRP; encoded by the coding sequence ATGGCCACCATCGACAAGTCCGACCTCGCCTCCTCCTTCCACAGCGTCGCGGCCGAGTACGACACCGCCCGGCCCTCCTACCCCGACGCCCTCTTCGACGCGATCGAGGAGCTGACCGGGCGCCCGCTGGCCGGCGCCGATGTACTCGACGTCGGCGCGGGCACCGGGATCTCCACCCGGGCCCTGCTCGCCCGCGGCGCCCGCGTCACCGCCGTCGAACCCACCCCCGGCATGGCCGAGCGGCTGCACGCCCTCGCCCCGGACCTGCCGCTGGTACGCGGCGACGGCAACGCCCTGCCCTTCCGGGACTCCTGCGCCGACCTGGTCGGCTACGCCCAGGCGTTCCACTGGACCGACCCGGCGCGCTCGGTACCCGAGGCGGTGCGGGTGCTGCGGCCGGGCGGCGCGCTGGCGCTGTGGTGGAACGTCAAGGACCCCGAGGTGCCGTGGGTGCGCGAGCAGTCCGCCCGGATGGCCGCCGCCTGCAAGCAGTACCACGACTACCGGGCGCCCATGGACGGGCCGGGGAACCTCGCCCGCTTCGACCTGCGGGTCGCCACCGCGACGCTGCGCTGGCAGCGACGGATATCGGTCGAGACGGCGCTGCTGGACCAGCTCTCCCGCTCCTATGTCGCGGTGCTCTCGCCGGCTGAGCGGGAGCAGGTGCTGGCCGCCGAGCGGGAGGCGCTGCTGGCGCGGTTCCCCGACGGCGTCGTCGTGGAGCCGTTCGGTCTGCACCTCACCGTCGGTGTCTCCGAGGGGCGCCCATGA
- a CDS encoding TetR/AcrR family transcriptional regulator, translating to MSGEDAPPRRRGRPAGSRAGAPQTREVILAAARAEFAAQGYAKASIRGIARAAGVDPALVHHHFGSKEKLFGAALELTFAPALVLPDLLAEGAAGAGAGAGAGAGAGAGAGAEGVGERLLRSFLGLWEAPEVRERLIAVLRSALTEEQAAAMLRDFLARELLTRIASRLDVPDPQLRAELAASQMVGLAIVRYVVQVEPLASADPEELVALVAPTLQRYLTGR from the coding sequence ATGAGCGGGGAGGACGCGCCGCCGCGCCGCCGTGGCAGACCGGCCGGGTCGCGGGCCGGGGCGCCGCAGACCCGGGAGGTGATCCTGGCCGCCGCCCGGGCGGAGTTCGCCGCCCAGGGGTACGCCAAGGCGTCGATCCGGGGCATCGCCAGGGCTGCGGGGGTGGACCCGGCGCTGGTCCATCACCACTTCGGGAGCAAGGAGAAGCTCTTCGGCGCGGCGCTGGAACTCACTTTTGCGCCTGCGCTGGTGCTGCCGGACCTTCTGGCGGAGGGGGCGGCTGGTGCTGGTGCTGGTGCTGGTGCTGGTGCCGGGGCTGGGGCTGGGGCTGGGGCTGAGGGGGTGGGGGAGCGGCTGCTGCGGTCGTTTCTGGGGCTGTGGGAGGCGCCGGAGGTACGGGAGCGGCTGATCGCGGTGCTTCGGTCGGCGCTGACCGAGGAGCAGGCGGCGGCGATGCTGCGCGACTTCCTGGCGCGTGAGCTGCTCACCCGGATCGCCTCCCGGCTGGACGTACCCGACCCGCAGCTCCGTGCCGAGCTGGCCGCCTCCCAGATGGTCGGGCTGGCCATCGTCCGCTATGTGGTCCAGGTCGAGCCGCTGGCCTCGGCCGATCCGGAGGAGCTGGTCGCTCTGGTGGCGCCGACGTTGCAGCGGTATCTCACCGGGCGGTGA
- a CDS encoding class II fructose-bisphosphate aldolase, protein MPLTATGPLVTQAAAAHHAVAAFNVITLEHAEAVIEGAEAAAAPVVLQISENAVRFHHGRPAPLARAAAEAAAHATVPVALHLDHVRSTDLLHLAADCGFTSVMFDAAHLPYEENVTATRTAATWAHRHGLWLEAELGQVGGKDGTGPLDAHAPGARTDPDEARAFVAATGVDALAVAVGTTHAMTSRTARLDHELLARLHDTLTVPLVLHGSSGLPDPELRRAVATGIAKVNIGTALNIAMTGAVRAHLAADPAAVDPRRYLAAGRSAMAAAVTALLGTLAPLTAR, encoded by the coding sequence ATGCCCCTCACCGCCACCGGCCCCCTGGTCACCCAGGCCGCCGCCGCCCACCACGCCGTCGCCGCGTTCAACGTCATCACCCTGGAACACGCCGAAGCCGTCATCGAAGGCGCCGAAGCCGCCGCCGCACCGGTCGTCCTCCAGATCAGCGAGAACGCCGTGAGGTTCCACCACGGCCGCCCCGCCCCCCTCGCCCGCGCCGCCGCCGAAGCAGCCGCCCACGCCACCGTCCCCGTAGCCCTGCACCTGGACCACGTCCGCAGCACCGATCTGCTGCACCTCGCCGCCGACTGCGGCTTCACCTCGGTGATGTTCGACGCCGCCCACCTGCCGTACGAGGAGAACGTCACCGCCACCCGCACCGCCGCCACCTGGGCCCACCGCCACGGCCTCTGGCTGGAAGCCGAACTCGGCCAGGTCGGCGGCAAGGACGGAACCGGCCCACTGGACGCCCACGCCCCCGGCGCCCGCACCGACCCCGACGAGGCCCGCGCCTTCGTCGCCGCCACCGGCGTCGACGCCCTGGCCGTCGCCGTCGGCACCACCCACGCGATGACGTCCCGCACCGCCCGCCTCGACCACGAACTACTGGCCCGGCTGCACGACACCCTGACGGTGCCCCTGGTGCTGCACGGCTCCTCCGGCCTGCCCGACCCGGAACTCCGCCGAGCCGTCGCCACCGGCATCGCCAAGGTCAACATCGGTACGGCCCTGAACATCGCCATGACCGGCGCCGTCCGCGCCCACCTCGCCGCCGACCCGGCCGCCGTCGACCCCCGCCGCTATCTGGCCGCAGGCCGCAGCGCCATGGCCGCCGCCGTCACGGCCCTGCTCGGCACCCTCGCACCCCTCACCGCCCGGTGA
- a CDS encoding SIS domain-containing protein, with amino-acid sequence MSHLTTETASQPECWRRAAELAATQPEALPAAGERVAVVGCGTSLYMAQSYAALREESGQGETDAFAASEFPSARRYDRIVALTRSGTTTEVLDLLTRLRGTTRTTALTADPDTPVMAAADAAVVLDFADERSVVQTRFATTALTLLRAHLGLHTDAAVQDAETALAEPLPADLLDRTQFTFLGRGWTVGLAHEAALKMKEASLSWTESYPAMEYRHGPISISGATTATWIFGAAPDGLADQVRATGAHWEQSRLDPLADLVRVQRLAAARATARGLDPDHPRHLTRSVVLTAPR; translated from the coding sequence ATGAGCCACCTCACAACCGAGACAGCCAGCCAACCGGAGTGCTGGCGCCGCGCCGCCGAGCTGGCCGCCACCCAGCCCGAAGCACTCCCGGCAGCCGGCGAGCGGGTCGCCGTCGTGGGCTGCGGCACCTCCCTCTACATGGCGCAGTCCTACGCCGCGCTGCGCGAGGAGTCCGGGCAGGGCGAGACCGACGCCTTCGCCGCCTCCGAGTTCCCCTCGGCCCGCCGCTACGACCGGATCGTGGCCCTCACCCGCTCCGGCACCACCACCGAGGTACTGGACCTGCTCACCCGGCTCCGCGGCACCACCCGCACCACCGCCCTCACCGCCGACCCCGACACCCCCGTGATGGCCGCCGCCGACGCCGCCGTGGTGCTGGACTTCGCCGATGAACGCTCGGTGGTCCAGACCCGCTTCGCCACCACCGCGCTCACCCTGCTCCGCGCCCACCTCGGCCTGCACACCGACGCCGCCGTCCAGGACGCGGAGACCGCCCTCGCCGAGCCGCTGCCCGCCGACCTCCTGGACCGCACCCAGTTCACCTTCCTCGGCCGCGGCTGGACGGTCGGCCTCGCCCATGAGGCAGCACTCAAGATGAAGGAAGCCTCGCTCTCCTGGACCGAGTCCTACCCGGCCATGGAGTACCGCCACGGCCCCATCAGCATCAGCGGCGCCACCACCGCCACCTGGATCTTCGGCGCCGCCCCAGACGGCCTCGCGGACCAGGTCCGGGCCACCGGCGCCCACTGGGAGCAGAGCCGCCTCGACCCGCTCGCCGACCTGGTCCGGGTCCAGCGCCTCGCCGCCGCCCGCGCCACCGCACGCGGCCTCGACCCGGACCACCCGCGCCACCTCACCCGGTCCGTGGTCCTCACCGCACCCCGATGA
- a CDS encoding DeoR/GlpR family DNA-binding transcription regulator — protein sequence MSRDARWSALLELLARHGRVEVEDAAAALEVSAATIRRDLDQLAEQQMVTRTRGGAVAHGVSYELPLRYKTARHASEKQRIGRAVADLVAVGEVVGLTGGTTVTEVARALAARADISGDTGRGPALTVVTNALNIANELVIRPQVKTVVTGGVVRPQSYELTGPLASGVLAEVALDVAVLGVNAIDLEQGAYVHHEGEAGINRLLAERARRVVVAADSSKIGQRAFARVCPLGLIDVLVTDRGIADGAVARLGEAGVSVVAV from the coding sequence GTGTCCAGGGATGCCCGGTGGAGTGCGCTGCTGGAGCTGCTTGCGCGGCACGGCCGGGTGGAGGTCGAGGACGCGGCGGCTGCCCTGGAGGTGTCGGCCGCGACCATCCGCCGCGACCTGGACCAGCTCGCCGAGCAGCAGATGGTCACCCGCACCCGGGGTGGCGCGGTGGCGCACGGTGTCTCGTATGAGCTGCCGCTGCGGTACAAGACGGCGCGGCACGCCTCGGAGAAGCAGCGGATCGGCCGGGCGGTGGCCGATCTGGTGGCGGTCGGCGAGGTGGTGGGGCTGACCGGGGGGACCACCGTCACGGAGGTGGCCCGGGCCCTGGCGGCGCGGGCGGACATCTCCGGGGACACCGGTCGGGGGCCGGCCCTGACGGTGGTGACCAATGCCCTGAACATCGCCAATGAGCTGGTGATCCGGCCGCAGGTGAAGACGGTTGTCACCGGTGGGGTGGTCCGACCGCAGTCCTATGAGCTGACCGGGCCCTTGGCGAGCGGGGTGCTGGCGGAGGTCGCCCTGGATGTGGCGGTGCTGGGCGTCAATGCGATCGACCTTGAGCAGGGGGCGTACGTCCACCATGAGGGCGAGGCCGGGATCAACCGGCTGCTCGCCGAGCGGGCGCGGCGGGTGGTGGTGGCCGCCGACTCCTCGAAGATCGGCCAACGGGCCTTCGCCCGGGTCTGCCCGCTCGGCCTGATCGATGTGCTGGTCACCGACCGGGGGATCGCGGACGGGGCGGTGGCCCGGCTCGGCGAGGCCGGGGTCTCGGTGGTGGCTGTCTGA
- the ilvD gene encoding dihydroxy-acid dehydratase — translation MPELRSRTVTHGRNMAGARALLRAAGVAREDFGKPIVAVANSFTEFVPGHTHLQPVGRIVSEAVKAAGGIPREFNTIAVDDGIAMGHGGMLYSLPSRDLIADSVEYMVNAHCADALICISNCDKITPGMLMAALRLNIPTVFVSGGPMEAGKAVLVDGTVRKLDLINAIADAVNESVSDEDILRIEENACPTCGSCSGMFTANSMNCLTEAMGLSLPGNGSVLATHTARRALYENAGRTVVEITERYYGQDDETVLPRAIATRAAFDNAMALDIAMGGSTNTILHLLAAAQEAELDYGLDDIDAVSRRVPCLAKVAPNVAPGGTYYMEDVHRAGGIPAILGELYRAGLLEEDVHSVHSPSLADWLKTWDVRGGSPSDEAVELWHAAPGCVRSAEAFSQSERWETLDTDAAGGCIRDIEHAYSKDGGLAVLRGNLAVDGCVVKTAGVDESILVFQGPAVVVDSQEAAVEAILSKRIKEGDVVVIRYEGPKGGPGMQEMLYPTSFLKGRGLGKACALVTDGRFSGGTSGLSIGHASPEAASGGTIALVRDGDLISIDIPGRSIRLEVSDEELAERRAALEAEGGYRPKDRQRAVSAALRAYAAMATSADKGAVRDLSRLEG, via the coding sequence GTGCCCGAGCTGAGGTCGCGTACGGTCACCCACGGCCGCAACATGGCGGGCGCCCGCGCCCTTCTCCGGGCGGCCGGTGTAGCCCGGGAGGACTTCGGCAAGCCGATCGTGGCGGTCGCCAACAGCTTCACCGAGTTCGTGCCCGGCCACACCCATCTCCAGCCGGTGGGGCGGATCGTCTCCGAGGCGGTCAAGGCGGCGGGCGGCATCCCCCGGGAGTTCAACACCATCGCGGTGGACGACGGCATCGCCATGGGCCACGGCGGCATGCTCTACTCGCTGCCGTCCCGCGACCTGATCGCGGACTCCGTGGAGTACATGGTCAACGCGCACTGCGCGGACGCCCTGATCTGCATCTCCAACTGCGACAAGATCACCCCGGGCATGCTGATGGCCGCGCTGCGGCTCAACATCCCCACTGTCTTCGTCTCCGGCGGCCCCATGGAGGCCGGCAAGGCGGTGCTGGTGGACGGCACCGTCCGCAAGCTCGACCTGATCAACGCCATCGCCGACGCGGTCAATGAGTCGGTCTCGGACGAGGACATCCTCCGCATCGAGGAGAACGCCTGCCCGACCTGCGGCTCCTGCTCGGGCATGTTCACCGCCAACTCGATGAACTGCCTCACCGAGGCGATGGGCCTCTCGCTCCCCGGCAACGGCTCGGTGCTGGCCACCCACACCGCCCGCCGGGCGCTGTACGAGAACGCCGGCCGCACCGTGGTCGAGATCACCGAGCGGTACTACGGGCAGGACGACGAGACCGTGCTGCCGCGCGCCATCGCCACCCGGGCCGCGTTCGACAACGCCATGGCGCTGGACATCGCCATGGGCGGCTCCACCAACACCATCCTCCACCTGCTCGCCGCCGCCCAGGAGGCCGAGCTGGACTACGGGCTGGACGACATCGACGCCGTGTCGCGGCGGGTGCCGTGCCTGGCCAAGGTGGCGCCCAATGTCGCCCCCGGCGGCACGTACTACATGGAGGACGTGCACCGGGCGGGCGGCATCCCCGCGATCCTGGGTGAGCTCTACCGGGCCGGGCTGCTGGAGGAGGATGTGCACTCGGTGCACAGCCCGTCGCTGGCGGACTGGCTGAAGACCTGGGACGTGCGCGGCGGCTCGCCGTCCGACGAGGCCGTGGAGCTGTGGCACGCCGCCCCCGGGTGCGTCCGCTCCGCCGAGGCGTTCTCGCAGTCCGAGCGGTGGGAGACGCTGGACACCGATGCGGCCGGCGGCTGCATCCGCGACATCGAGCACGCCTACTCCAAGGACGGCGGCCTCGCCGTGCTCCGGGGCAACCTGGCGGTCGACGGCTGCGTGGTGAAGACGGCGGGCGTCGACGAGTCGATCCTGGTCTTCCAGGGCCCGGCCGTGGTGGTGGACTCGCAGGAGGCCGCCGTGGAGGCCATCCTCAGCAAGCGGATCAAGGAGGGCGACGTGGTGGTCATCCGCTACGAGGGCCCCAAGGGCGGTCCGGGCATGCAGGAGATGCTCTACCCGACGTCCTTCCTCAAGGGCCGTGGCCTGGGCAAGGCATGTGCGCTGGTCACCGACGGCCGCTTCTCCGGCGGTACCTCGGGCCTCTCCATCGGGCACGCCTCCCCGGAGGCGGCGTCCGGCGGCACCATCGCGCTGGTGCGGGACGGCGACCTGATCTCGATCGACATCCCCGGCCGGTCGATCCGGCTGGAGGTCTCCGACGAGGAGCTGGCGGAGCGCCGGGCGGCGCTGGAGGCCGAGGGCGGCTACCGGCCCAAGGACCGGCAGCGGGCGGTCTCGGCGGCGCTGCGCGCATACGCGGCGATGGCGACCTCCGCCGACAAGGGCGCGGTGCGGGACCTGAGCAGGCTGGAGGGCTGA
- a CDS encoding ABC transporter ATP-binding protein — protein MMNNLAVRAQGLTAVRGGRTVLDGLDFTVLRSTVTGLLGPSGCGKSTLMRTLVGVQAGVTGTAEVLGLPAGHPELRHRVGYVTQAPSVYTDLSVRENLAYYAEVLAPGRAHRRSRAEAVDRALAEVDLADHADALAGNLSGGQRSRVSLAVALLGTGTGQRPELLVLDEPTVGLDPVLRRDLWSLFHRLADEGTAVLVSSHVMDEAERCRRLLLLRDGRLLADDTPDALLTRTGAADVEDAFLRLVETHAEEVRS, from the coding sequence ATGATGAATAACTTGGCGGTACGGGCCCAGGGCCTCACCGCCGTACGCGGCGGCCGTACCGTCCTGGACGGCCTCGACTTCACCGTCCTCCGGTCCACGGTCACCGGGCTGCTCGGGCCCTCCGGATGCGGCAAGTCCACGCTGATGCGCACCCTGGTCGGCGTGCAGGCCGGGGTCACCGGCACCGCCGAGGTCCTCGGCCTGCCCGCCGGCCACCCCGAACTGCGCCACCGGGTCGGCTATGTCACCCAGGCGCCGTCCGTCTACACCGACCTCTCCGTCCGGGAGAACCTCGCCTACTACGCCGAGGTGCTCGCCCCCGGCCGCGCCCACCGCCGGTCCCGCGCCGAGGCCGTCGACCGCGCCCTGGCCGAGGTCGACCTGGCCGACCACGCCGACGCGCTGGCCGGCAACCTCTCCGGCGGCCAGCGCAGCCGGGTCTCGCTGGCCGTCGCCCTGCTCGGCACCGGCACCGGGCAGCGCCCCGAACTGCTGGTGCTGGACGAACCCACCGTCGGCCTCGACCCGGTGCTCCGCCGCGACCTGTGGAGCCTCTTCCACCGGCTCGCCGACGAGGGCACCGCCGTCCTGGTCTCCAGCCATGTCATGGACGAGGCCGAGCGCTGCCGGCGCCTGCTGCTGCTCCGCGACGGCCGGCTGCTCGCCGACGACACCCCCGACGCACTGCTCACCCGTACCGGCGCCGCCGATGTCGAGGACGCCTTCCTGCGTCTGGTGGAGACCCACGCCGAGGAGGTCCGGTCATGA
- a CDS encoding ABC transporter permease — MTAFSPARTAATARRVLRQLRHDPRTIALLLIVPCLLLALLSWVFQDSPQVFDRIGAPLLGFFPFTVMFLVTSVATLRERSSGTLERLLSMPLGKLDLLLGYALAFGALAVVQAGIATGLAVGLLGLDIAGSVWALLLVAVLNAVLGTSIGLFTSAFARTEFQAVQFLPAVILPQLLLCGLFAPRGRMPSVLGAVSDVLPLSYAVDAMAQVAARTSLGGDFARDVAVIAGCIVAALALGAATLRRRTP; from the coding sequence ATGACCGCCTTCAGCCCGGCCCGCACCGCCGCCACCGCCCGCCGGGTGCTGCGGCAGCTGCGCCACGACCCGCGCACCATCGCGCTGCTGCTCATCGTCCCGTGCCTGCTGCTGGCCCTGCTCTCCTGGGTCTTCCAGGACTCCCCGCAGGTCTTCGACCGGATCGGCGCCCCGCTGCTGGGGTTCTTCCCCTTCACGGTGATGTTCCTGGTCACCTCGGTCGCCACGCTGCGTGAACGCTCCTCCGGCACCCTGGAGCGGCTGCTCTCCATGCCGCTCGGCAAGCTCGACCTGCTGCTGGGCTACGCCCTGGCCTTCGGCGCGCTCGCCGTGGTCCAGGCCGGGATCGCCACCGGCCTGGCCGTCGGACTGCTCGGCCTGGACATTGCCGGCTCGGTCTGGGCGCTGCTGCTGGTCGCCGTCCTCAACGCCGTGCTGGGCACCTCGATCGGCCTCTTCACCAGCGCCTTCGCCCGGACCGAGTTCCAGGCGGTGCAGTTCCTGCCGGCCGTGATCCTGCCGCAGCTGCTGCTCTGCGGCCTCTTTGCGCCACGCGGGCGGATGCCGTCGGTCCTCGGCGCGGTCTCCGACGTCCTGCCGCTCTCCTACGCGGTGGACGCCATGGCGCAGGTCGCCGCCCGGACGAGCCTGGGCGGCGACTTCGCCCGCGATGTCGCTGTCATCGCCGGCTGTATCGTCGCCGCCCTGGCCCTCGGTGCCGCTACGCTGCGCCGGCGCACTCCATAG